A genomic region of Lachnoclostridium edouardi contains the following coding sequences:
- the ispG gene encoding flavodoxin-dependent (E)-4-hydroxy-3-methylbut-2-enyl-diphosphate synthase, producing MKEKVTKVIHIGNQVIGGDHPVLIQSMCNTKTEDVEATFNQILKLEAAGCEIIRVAVPTMEAAKALSQIKEKIHIPLVADIHFDYRLAIASIENGADKIRINPGNIGSADRVKAVVDKAKEKNIPIRVGVNSGSLEKELLEKYGGVTAEGLVESALDKVKMIEQMGYDNLVISIKSSDVMMCVKAHELISAQTDYPLHVGITESGTVASGNIKSAVGLGIILNQGIGDTIRVSLTGDPVEEIKSAKLILKTLGLRKGGIEVVSCPTCGRTRIDLINLANQVETMTSQFDSLNIKVAVMGCVVNGPGEAREADIGIAGGIGEGLLIKKGQVVRKVPEDQLLETLRRELEEMALQADR from the coding sequence ATGAAGGAGAAAGTTACAAAAGTAATTCATATTGGAAATCAAGTGATCGGAGGCGATCATCCGGTGCTGATCCAGTCTATGTGCAATACGAAAACTGAGGATGTAGAAGCTACATTTAATCAGATTTTAAAGCTGGAGGCTGCAGGCTGTGAAATTATCCGGGTGGCAGTGCCTACAATGGAGGCTGCAAAGGCATTAAGCCAGATCAAAGAAAAAATTCACATTCCCTTGGTAGCTGACATTCATTTTGATTACCGCTTAGCCATTGCTTCCATTGAAAACGGAGCAGATAAAATCAGGATTAATCCAGGAAATATTGGAAGCGCAGACAGGGTAAAGGCTGTAGTGGATAAGGCCAAAGAAAAAAATATTCCTATCCGCGTAGGCGTAAATAGCGGCTCTCTGGAAAAGGAGCTGCTGGAAAAATACGGCGGCGTAACGGCTGAGGGATTAGTGGAAAGCGCTTTAGATAAGGTGAAAATGATTGAGCAGATGGGGTATGACAATCTGGTTATCAGCATAAAATCTTCTGATGTAATGATGTGCGTAAAAGCCCACGAATTAATTTCAGCACAGACAGATTATCCCCTCCACGTTGGAATTACTGAATCCGGCACAGTTGCCTCAGGGAATATTAAGTCAGCCGTAGGCCTGGGAATTATTTTAAATCAAGGCATCGGGGACACTATAAGAGTGTCGTTAACTGGAGATCCTGTAGAAGAAATCAAGTCGGCAAAGCTGATTTTAAAAACCCTGGGACTTCGCAAAGGTGGAATAGAGGTGGTATCCTGTCCTACCTGCGGCAGAACCAGAATTGATTTAATTAATCTGGCTAATCAGGTGGAGACAATGACCTCCCAGTTTGATTCCTTAAATATTAAGGTAGCTGTTATGGGCTGCGTAGTAAACGGACCGGGGGAGGCCAGAGAGGCGGACATTGGAATAGCGGGAGGAATAGGAGAAGGACTTCTTATAAAAAAAGGCCAGGTTGTAAGAAAGGTTCCAGAAGACCAGCTTTTGGAAACCCTGCGCAGAGAACTGGAAGAAATGGCATTACAGGCAGACAGGTGA